The proteins below are encoded in one region of Rhizobium sp. 9140:
- a CDS encoding carbohydrate kinase family protein: protein MKNVVVFGGAHIDRRGRIASATTLGASNPGRWFEEAGGGGFNAARGMARLGSSVSMVAPRGGDAEGEAVARAAEAAGVIDRAFTFLDRRTPSYTAILEADGNLIVALADMDLYTMFSPRRLRQRALRDLVVESHLVLVDANLPAETLSAALRMAKEAGARTAAIAISPAKVERLRPAYPHLDLLFLNEAEAAAIGGEKSTTADGWPAILQGAGIAGGVVTRGGRAAVAFDGDAVATVRPPFIEALGDVTGAGDALAAGFLDALMRGAALGECLRAGVGAAAVTVRSPLAVADDLSPERLAQELDLVSPAEILFSQPLHRSAEKDAS, encoded by the coding sequence ATGAAGAACGTGGTCGTCTTCGGTGGCGCGCATATCGATCGGCGCGGTCGCATCGCGAGCGCCACGACGCTCGGCGCCAGCAATCCGGGCCGCTGGTTCGAGGAGGCGGGCGGCGGCGGCTTCAACGCGGCGCGCGGCATGGCGCGGCTGGGCTCCTCCGTCAGCATGGTCGCGCCGCGTGGCGGCGATGCGGAAGGGGAAGCGGTGGCGCGTGCGGCGGAAGCCGCCGGCGTCATCGACCGCGCGTTCACTTTCCTCGACAGGCGGACCCCGAGCTACACCGCCATTCTGGAGGCGGACGGCAATCTCATCGTCGCGCTTGCCGACATGGATCTCTACACGATGTTCTCGCCCCGCAGGCTCCGCCAGCGCGCGCTGCGCGATCTCGTTGTCGAGTCACATCTCGTCTTGGTCGATGCGAACCTGCCCGCCGAAACGCTGTCCGCCGCCCTTCGGATGGCGAAGGAAGCCGGCGCGCGGACGGCAGCGATCGCCATCTCTCCGGCAAAGGTCGAAAGGCTGAGGCCGGCCTATCCTCATCTCGATCTCCTCTTTCTCAACGAGGCCGAGGCCGCCGCGATCGGCGGCGAAAAGAGCACGACGGCGGACGGCTGGCCGGCGATCCTGCAAGGCGCGGGCATTGCCGGCGGGGTGGTCACGCGTGGCGGCCGTGCGGCCGTCGCCTTCGATGGCGACGCGGTCGCAACCGTGCGCCCCCCTTTCATCGAAGCCTTGGGCGACGTGACCGGCGCCGGAGATGCGCTGGCCGCCGGCTTCCTCGACGCCCTGATGCGGGGCGCGGCTCTCGGCGAATGCCTGCGCGCGGGCGTGGGGGCCGCCGCCGTGACCGTCCGCTCGCCGCTGGCGGTGGCAGACGATCTTTCTCCGGAACGGCTGGCGCAGGAATTGGACCTTGTGTCGCCTGCCGAAATCCTGTTTTCACAGCCTCTTCACCGCAGTGCCGAAAAGGATGCCTCATGA
- a CDS encoding DUF3828 domain-containing protein — translation MRLPLLLLSTLLMLFATAPSFAATYRTPEALIKALYRYDPDETDAEAPSPYTPFFSDALNARFQADRDSTPEGEVGAIDFDPVISGNDGHARKVTTSAPIIIDDRAELEVSFENGGPVTLYYTLVQEHGGWKVDDIANQQGDIPWSLSSLFDDASR, via the coding sequence ATGCGCCTTCCCCTGCTTCTGCTCAGCACGCTTCTGATGCTTTTCGCCACAGCGCCGTCTTTTGCGGCAACCTACCGGACGCCCGAGGCGCTGATCAAGGCGCTCTACCGCTACGACCCCGATGAAACGGACGCCGAGGCGCCGTCGCCCTATACGCCCTTCTTCTCGGACGCGCTCAATGCGCGCTTCCAGGCCGACCGCGACAGCACGCCGGAGGGCGAAGTGGGTGCGATCGACTTCGACCCGGTGATTTCCGGCAATGACGGACACGCGCGCAAGGTGACGACCAGCGCGCCGATCATCATCGACGACAGGGCCGAGCTGGAGGTGAGCTTCGAGAATGGCGGTCCGGTGACGCTCTACTACACGCTGGTGCAGGAGCACGGCGGCTGGAAGGTGGACGATATCGCCAACCAGCAGGGCGATATCCCGTGGAGCCTGTCGAGCCTGTTCGACGACGCCAGCCGGTAG
- a CDS encoding pseudouridine-5'-phosphate glycosidase, producing the protein MTRPVSHDLPIAYSSEVAAAKARGSAIVALESTIITHGMPYPGNLDMARSVEAIIRDQGAVPATIAVIDGTLHIGLDAERLEALAQTRGAMKVSRADLAFAIAERRTGATTVAATMIAAARAGIRVFATGGIGGVHRKAEETFDISADLEELARTGVIVVCAGAKAILDIPKTLEVLETRGVPVVTYDSDIFPAFWSRDSGLKSPLMLNSPAAIANFQRMRDRLGIDGGMLIANPVPETSEIPRDEMEIYIARALDNADRDKIIGKAVTPYLLQSIFELTDGRSLETNIALVENNARLAAEIAVAMM; encoded by the coding sequence ATGACACGCCCCGTCTCGCACGATCTGCCGATCGCCTATTCCTCCGAAGTCGCCGCCGCCAAGGCACGTGGCTCGGCCATCGTCGCGCTGGAATCGACCATCATCACCCATGGCATGCCCTACCCCGGCAATCTCGACATGGCGCGCAGCGTCGAGGCGATCATCCGTGACCAGGGCGCCGTTCCCGCGACCATTGCCGTCATCGACGGCACGCTGCACATCGGTCTGGATGCCGAACGGCTGGAAGCGCTGGCCCAGACCCGCGGCGCCATGAAGGTTTCGCGCGCCGACCTCGCCTTTGCCATCGCCGAACGCCGCACGGGTGCCACGACCGTCGCCGCCACCATGATCGCCGCAGCCCGCGCCGGCATCCGCGTCTTCGCCACCGGCGGCATCGGCGGGGTGCACCGCAAGGCCGAAGAAACCTTCGACATCTCGGCCGACCTCGAAGAGCTCGCCCGCACCGGCGTCATCGTGGTCTGCGCGGGCGCAAAGGCCATCCTCGATATCCCCAAGACGCTCGAAGTGCTGGAAACCCGCGGCGTACCGGTCGTCACCTATGACAGCGATATCTTCCCGGCCTTCTGGTCGCGCGATTCGGGGCTGAAAAGCCCGCTGATGCTGAACAGCCCCGCCGCCATCGCGAACTTCCAGCGCATGCGCGACCGTCTCGGCATCGACGGCGGCATGCTGATCGCCAACCCGGTACCGGAAACGAGCGAAATTCCGCGCGACGAAATGGAGATCTATATCGCCCGCGCGCTCGACAATGCCGACCGCGACAAGATCATCGGCAAGGCCGTCACCCCCTATCTGCTGCAGAGCATCTTCGAGCTGACCGATGGTCGCAGCCTGGAGACCAACATTGCGCTGGTCGAAAACAATGCGCGCCTCGCCGCCGAAATCGCCGTCGCGATGATGTGA